In Chromobacterium rhizoryzae, one genomic interval encodes:
- a CDS encoding non-ribosomal peptide synthetase, translating into MARLMTDLADAGVTLHRRGDQLQVQAPQGALDAALVARLREAKEALLSVLDDEGARAAPLAPALPGEAGDAAALSPGQARLVAATRLGDPAMYNEQAAIELADAVDEEAVARAFAALARRHDILRTVFSDGEPELQRVLPEPLVALQAWAVDGDDALRARAAELARQPFAAGAPMWRVDLFSTPERVAVLVLTIHHAIFDRWSMSVLIRDFSAYLASPDAAEPSAPRLSYRDYAAWQRRWMASPDYAAQLDAWTEALAEVDEVPAIRGDRARPPALSGRGGTERFEIPAACMDAAAAFSRGHNTTLFTTLFSAFALLQQRYTGEARGLTLTPAANRPFQAAEDIAGYFVNLVALATEVGEGDSFGALVDRVRDASAQAFARQGVPLDAIVERLRARGGPRHEQLAQTVFAFQNVRLPAVRTASGAAVPFDLDSPFARFDLYLSIEGDERGTFAVWQYNTDLYDAATIRQLGEHYLALLRAALAAPDADARGLPILSEAEEARLRGWGRHERPYRADAAIDALFRECAAAHPGRVALEQGGERWTYAELDQWSDRAAGALRAAGVEAGAVVGVAGERSPRLLAAFLAALKAGAAYLPLDPTYPAARLSAMTADAAPALMIVADGLDAGWLGDYAGPVLSLADCEAGDARPLSSAARRAEDLAYVMYTSGSTGRPKGVAVPHRAVVRLAVGGGYARLDASTVMLQQSPLGFDASTFEIWGCWLNGGRLVLAEPGMPFLDAASRDGVTTMWLTADLFRMMVEEEPAALGGLRELLTGGDALPVASCRAFLEACPGVALINGYGPTENTTFTCSHRVTAGDVKRGSIPIGRPIGNTEVRVVDAGGRLVPVGVPGELWAGGDGLALGYLGRADLTAERFVAAPPPDGGRWYRTGDRVRWRRDGALEFLGRVDEQIKLRGYRIELGEIEATLGHHPGLSGCAVALRRSAADEKQLVGYLVARQDSAEAADAAAVQAWLETRLPGYMVPRAWVWLDALPQSANGKVDRKRLPEPQIEAGAAAAENAAEAALVEIWQGLLGLERVGVRDNFFALGGDSILSIQMASRAAERGLRISPQQVFRYPTIAELAAESGAAEETGAPAEQGEVRGEVRPGPIQAWYLDWPGTDWQQFSQGAYLGLSGPLDAEALIGALQAVAQRHDALRIGWRRDGERWIQESGAGAPAEVKIADLRGLADAEAALERDAAELQAGLRLDGAGLWAARLYRLDQGWRLLWLAHHASVDGVSWRILLEDLWRAYAALSRGEAMSWPAKTVSYQAWSQRLWAWADSLPESTLDYWREMDAPGMTLPGVGAGEDTVAAESRVSLQWDAATTERWLRQAGEAYRMRPEELLLAALARALRQWTGAEECVLDLEGHGRDGLAGVDVSRTVGWFTSLYPLRLPLSGDLPRDLKSVKERMRGVPDSGIAYQALRYGGRGSELGGHARTVCFNYLGQWRLEEGGAPGAAWLGEPPGGARSGGMRRRYALDVVAQVHEGRLRVDWLYNAALQAADAMTALAERFRAELDAVLAHCLSPQSGGLTPSDLPLAQLEQSDIDAIEREHPGLEALYGVTPLQQGILFHSIADEDAPLYIEQLHWKMSGVFDAERFRQAWFDVAAAHAALRTTFRWRQLQSPVQIVHPRLDPDWDTLDWRALSAEACVSRFDALRELDRQRGFDLEHGPLLRGTLIREPGDAWRFLWSYHHAVVDGWSVPLILKQVIGRYAELGAGDAAPLPGSRFLPFVNWLAARDESEQAAYWQQVLAGIEEPTPIGFAAPARGAQARGQGRRAFVFDAGLNEQVDRAARRAGVTRASLLTGAWALTLGYAGGGREVVFGTTLSGRPATLPGVERMVGLFINTVPVRVGIDDDARVSQWLQQLHGQQSERARLGAASLTDIRRWAGYEGGELLSSLFVVENYPVDRQLARGDAGFDVSEFAAAETRTNYPLVGQLIPGEETVLYVDFDASRYDEEGIGRLGASFLHLLAQLAAQPDARLGDLSLVDEAEARRLIHDWNATPPVGDGYLLHAGIERHAELTPLAPAIIGVDEAMNYRELADETLRVARAVAAAGARREPVAVLLPRSARAVAAYSGVMRAGCAYVPADPAMPPGRLRDLLATVGHVLTTREHLPLLDCVAARAILIDETPPAEVALPEAAPDDLAYVMFTSGSTGKPKGVMISHRAAALTMEVFLRRYEIGASDRLMCVSAAGFDLSVFDFFGAFAAGAAVLLAPESSTIAPAAWLDLMAREGATVWESVPAVMELLLLECRQSGRALPPSLKLAMLSGDRVPVGLPAQIRAAATSDPEVLALGGATEAAIWSCWYDTRGLAADAAFVPYGRHLPGQRLYVLSSSLQAVPVGVPGDLWIAGAGVALGYLGQPDLTAYRFVDNPFVPGERMYRTGDRARALADGNLEFLGRVDDQVKIGGFRIEIGEIEAALAAAPGVERGVASVVERDGRRIIAGYVLLLPGASLDSAAIRDALARRLPPYMLPASIMALDSVPLSANGKVDRKRLPEPQIEAGAAAAENAAEAALVEIWQGLLGLERVGVRDNFFALGGDSILSIQMASRAAERGLRISPQQVFRYPTIAELAAESGAAEETGAPAEQGEVRGEVRPGPIQAWYLDWPGMDWQQFSQGAYLGLSGPLDAEALIGALQAVAQRHDALRIGWRRDGERWIQESGAGAPAEVKIADLRGLADAEAALERDAAELQAGLRLDGAGLWAARLYRLEQGWRLLWLAHHASVDGVSWRILLADLWRAYAALSRGEAMSWPAKTVSYQAWSQRLWAWADSLPESTLDYWREMDAPGMTLPGVGAGEDTVAAESRVSLQWDAATTERWLRQAGEAYRMRPEELLLAALARALRQWTGAEECVLDLEGHGRDGLAGVDVSRTVGWFTSLYPLRLPLSGDLPRDLKSVKERMRGVPDSGIAYQALRYGGRGSELGGHARTVCFNYLGQWRLEEGGAPGAAWLGEPPGGARSGGMRRRYALDVVAQVHEGRLRVDWLYNAGLQAADAMTALAERFRAELDAVLTHCLSPQSGGLTPSDLPLAHLDQNDIDEVLQLLNEQP; encoded by the coding sequence ATGGCACGGCTCATGACCGATCTTGCCGACGCGGGCGTCACGCTGCATCGTCGCGGCGACCAGCTTCAGGTACAGGCGCCGCAGGGCGCGCTCGACGCCGCGCTGGTCGCGCGGCTGCGCGAGGCCAAGGAGGCGCTGCTGAGCGTGCTCGACGACGAAGGCGCGCGCGCCGCGCCGCTGGCGCCGGCGCTGCCGGGCGAGGCCGGCGACGCGGCGGCGCTGTCGCCGGGGCAGGCCCGTCTGGTCGCGGCGACGCGGCTGGGCGATCCGGCGATGTACAACGAACAGGCGGCGATCGAACTCGCGGACGCCGTCGACGAGGAGGCCGTCGCCCGCGCCTTCGCGGCGCTCGCGCGCCGGCACGACATCCTGCGCACCGTCTTCAGCGACGGCGAGCCGGAACTGCAGCGGGTGCTGCCCGAGCCGCTCGTCGCCTTGCAAGCGTGGGCGGTGGACGGCGACGACGCCTTGCGCGCGCGCGCCGCGGAACTGGCGCGACAGCCCTTCGCCGCCGGCGCGCCGATGTGGCGCGTCGATCTGTTCTCGACGCCCGAGCGCGTCGCGGTGCTGGTGCTGACCATCCATCACGCCATCTTCGACCGCTGGTCGATGAGCGTGCTGATCCGCGATTTCAGCGCCTATCTCGCGTCGCCGGACGCGGCCGAGCCCTCGGCGCCCCGCCTCAGTTATCGAGACTATGCCGCCTGGCAGCGCCGCTGGATGGCGTCGCCGGACTACGCCGCGCAACTGGACGCCTGGACGGAGGCGCTGGCGGAGGTGGACGAGGTGCCGGCGATACGCGGCGACCGCGCGCGTCCGCCGGCGCTGAGCGGGCGCGGCGGCACCGAGCGCTTCGAGATTCCGGCCGCGTGCATGGACGCGGCGGCCGCGTTCTCCCGCGGCCATAACACCACGCTGTTCACCACCTTGTTCAGCGCCTTCGCGCTGCTGCAGCAGCGTTACACCGGCGAAGCGCGCGGGCTGACGCTGACGCCGGCGGCCAACCGGCCCTTCCAGGCGGCGGAGGACATCGCCGGCTACTTCGTCAACCTGGTGGCGCTGGCCACCGAGGTGGGCGAGGGCGACAGCTTCGGCGCGCTGGTGGACCGGGTCCGCGACGCCAGCGCGCAGGCCTTCGCGCGCCAGGGCGTGCCGCTGGACGCCATCGTGGAGCGGCTGCGCGCGCGCGGCGGCCCCCGGCACGAGCAACTGGCGCAGACCGTGTTCGCCTTCCAGAACGTCCGCCTGCCGGCGGTGCGCACCGCGAGCGGCGCGGCCGTGCCCTTCGATCTGGACAGCCCGTTCGCGCGCTTCGATCTTTATCTGTCGATCGAGGGCGACGAGCGCGGCACTTTCGCGGTGTGGCAGTACAACACCGATCTGTACGACGCGGCCACCATCCGCCAGCTGGGCGAACATTATCTGGCGCTGCTGCGCGCGGCGCTGGCCGCGCCGGACGCGGACGCGCGCGGCTTGCCCATCCTGTCCGAGGCCGAAGAAGCGCGCCTGCGCGGATGGGGGCGGCATGAGCGCCCGTATCGGGCGGACGCCGCGATCGACGCGTTGTTCCGCGAATGCGCGGCCGCCCATCCCGGACGCGTCGCGCTGGAACAGGGCGGCGAGCGCTGGACTTACGCGGAGCTCGATCAGTGGTCGGACCGCGCGGCCGGCGCGCTGCGCGCGGCCGGCGTCGAGGCCGGCGCGGTGGTGGGCGTCGCGGGCGAGCGCTCGCCGCGGCTGCTGGCCGCCTTCCTCGCGGCGCTGAAGGCGGGCGCCGCCTATCTGCCGCTGGATCCGACTTATCCGGCCGCGCGCCTGAGCGCGATGACGGCCGACGCCGCGCCGGCCTTGATGATCGTCGCCGACGGTCTGGACGCCGGCTGGCTCGGCGATTACGCCGGACCGGTGCTGAGCCTGGCCGACTGCGAGGCCGGCGACGCGCGGCCCTTGTCGTCCGCAGCGCGGCGCGCGGAGGACCTGGCTTATGTGATGTACACCTCGGGCTCCACCGGGCGGCCCAAGGGCGTGGCGGTGCCGCATCGCGCGGTGGTCCGGCTCGCCGTCGGCGGCGGCTACGCGCGCTTGGACGCGTCGACGGTGATGCTGCAGCAATCGCCGCTGGGCTTCGACGCCTCGACCTTCGAAATCTGGGGCTGCTGGCTGAACGGCGGGCGGCTGGTGCTGGCCGAGCCCGGCATGCCCTTCCTGGACGCGGCGTCGCGCGACGGCGTCACCACGATGTGGCTGACCGCCGACCTGTTCCGCATGATGGTGGAAGAGGAGCCGGCCGCGCTCGGCGGCCTGCGCGAACTGCTGACCGGCGGCGACGCGCTGCCGGTGGCGAGCTGCCGCGCCTTTCTCGAGGCCTGCCCGGGCGTCGCGCTGATCAACGGTTACGGCCCGACGGAAAACACCACCTTCACCTGCAGCCATCGGGTGACGGCCGGCGACGTGAAACGCGGCTCGATTCCGATTGGGCGGCCGATAGGCAATACCGAGGTGCGCGTGGTCGACGCCGGCGGTCGGCTGGTGCCGGTCGGCGTGCCCGGCGAATTGTGGGCGGGCGGCGACGGGCTCGCGCTCGGCTATCTGGGGCGCGCCGACTTGACGGCGGAACGCTTCGTCGCGGCGCCGCCGCCGGACGGCGGGCGCTGGTATCGCACCGGCGACCGCGTGCGCTGGCGGCGCGACGGGGCGCTGGAGTTCCTAGGCCGAGTGGATGAGCAGATCAAGCTGCGCGGCTACCGGATCGAGCTGGGCGAGATCGAGGCGACGCTGGGCCATCACCCCGGTTTGAGCGGCTGCGCCGTCGCGCTGCGGCGCAGCGCCGCGGACGAGAAGCAATTGGTCGGCTATCTGGTGGCGCGGCAAGATTCGGCCGAAGCCGCGGACGCGGCGGCGGTGCAGGCATGGCTGGAGACGCGGCTGCCGGGCTATATGGTGCCGCGCGCCTGGGTGTGGCTGGACGCTTTGCCGCAGTCCGCCAACGGCAAGGTGGACCGCAAGCGCCTGCCGGAGCCGCAGATCGAGGCGGGCGCGGCGGCGGCGGAGAACGCGGCCGAGGCGGCGCTGGTGGAGATCTGGCAAGGCCTGCTGGGGCTGGAGCGCGTGGGGGTGAGGGACAACTTCTTCGCGCTGGGCGGCGACTCCATCCTGAGCATACAGATGGCGTCGCGGGCGGCGGAGCGGGGCTTGCGCATCAGCCCGCAGCAAGTGTTCCGCTATCCGACCATCGCCGAACTGGCGGCGGAAAGCGGCGCGGCGGAAGAAACCGGCGCGCCGGCGGAGCAGGGCGAGGTGAGGGGCGAAGTGAGGCCCGGCCCGATCCAGGCCTGGTATCTGGACTGGCCGGGCACGGACTGGCAACAGTTCAGCCAGGGCGCTTATCTGGGCCTGAGCGGTCCGCTCGACGCCGAGGCGCTGATCGGCGCGCTGCAGGCGGTGGCGCAGCGGCACGACGCGCTGCGGATAGGCTGGCGGCGGGACGGCGAGCGCTGGATTCAGGAAAGCGGCGCCGGCGCGCCGGCGGAAGTGAAGATAGCGGACCTGCGCGGCCTGGCCGACGCCGAGGCCGCGCTGGAGCGCGACGCGGCCGAACTGCAGGCCGGTCTGCGCCTGGACGGCGCCGGCCTGTGGGCGGCGCGGCTGTACCGGCTGGACCAAGGCTGGCGCCTGCTGTGGCTGGCGCATCACGCCTCGGTGGACGGGGTGTCGTGGCGGATTCTGCTGGAAGACCTGTGGAGGGCCTATGCGGCGCTGAGCCGGGGCGAGGCGATGTCGTGGCCGGCCAAGACGGTGTCGTACCAGGCGTGGTCGCAGCGGCTGTGGGCCTGGGCGGACAGCTTGCCGGAATCGACGCTGGACTACTGGCGGGAGATGGACGCGCCAGGGATGACCCTGCCCGGCGTCGGCGCGGGCGAAGACACGGTGGCGGCGGAATCGCGGGTGTCGCTGCAGTGGGACGCGGCGACGACGGAACGCTGGCTGCGGCAGGCGGGCGAGGCCTATCGGATGCGTCCGGAGGAATTGCTGCTGGCCGCGCTGGCGCGGGCCTTGCGCCAATGGACGGGCGCGGAGGAATGCGTGCTGGACCTGGAAGGCCACGGCCGCGACGGGCTGGCGGGCGTGGACGTGTCGCGCACCGTGGGCTGGTTCACCAGCTTGTATCCGCTGCGGCTGCCGCTGAGCGGCGACTTGCCGCGGGATCTGAAGTCGGTGAAGGAGCGGATGCGCGGCGTGCCGGACAGCGGCATCGCCTATCAGGCGCTGCGTTACGGCGGCCGTGGATCGGAGCTGGGCGGCCATGCGCGCACGGTGTGCTTCAACTACCTGGGCCAATGGCGGCTGGAAGAAGGCGGCGCGCCGGGCGCGGCTTGGCTGGGCGAGCCGCCGGGCGGCGCGCGCTCGGGCGGGATGAGGCGTCGCTACGCGCTGGACGTGGTGGCGCAGGTGCACGAAGGGCGGCTGCGGGTGGACTGGCTGTACAACGCGGCGCTGCAAGCGGCGGACGCGATGACGGCGCTGGCGGAGCGCTTCCGCGCCGAGCTGGACGCGGTGCTGGCGCACTGCCTGTCGCCGCAGTCGGGCGGCCTGACGCCGTCGGACCTGCCGCTTGCCCAACTGGAGCAGAGCGATATCGACGCGATCGAGCGCGAGCATCCCGGGCTGGAGGCCTTGTACGGCGTCACGCCGTTGCAGCAGGGCATTCTGTTTCACTCCATCGCGGACGAGGACGCGCCGCTCTATATAGAACAACTGCACTGGAAAATGAGCGGCGTCTTCGACGCGGAACGCTTCCGTCAAGCCTGGTTCGACGTCGCGGCGGCGCACGCCGCGCTGCGCACCACCTTCCGCTGGCGGCAGTTGCAGAGCCCGGTCCAAATCGTCCATCCCCGTCTGGACCCGGACTGGGACACGCTGGATTGGCGAGCGCTGTCCGCCGAGGCCTGCGTCAGCCGCTTCGACGCGCTGCGCGAGCTGGACCGTCAACGCGGCTTCGATCTGGAACACGGGCCCTTGCTGCGCGGCACCCTGATCCGCGAACCCGGCGACGCCTGGCGCTTCCTGTGGAGCTACCACCACGCGGTGGTCGACGGCTGGTCGGTGCCCTTGATCCTGAAGCAGGTGATCGGCCGCTACGCCGAGCTGGGCGCCGGCGACGCCGCTCCGCTGCCGGGCAGCCGTTTTCTGCCCTTCGTCAATTGGCTGGCGGCGCGGGACGAGAGCGAGCAGGCGGCGTACTGGCAACAGGTGCTGGCCGGCATAGAAGAGCCCACGCCGATAGGCTTCGCCGCGCCGGCGCGCGGCGCGCAAGCGCGGGGCCAGGGCCGGCGCGCCTTCGTGTTCGACGCGGGGCTGAACGAGCAGGTCGACCGCGCCGCGCGGCGGGCCGGCGTCACTCGCGCCAGCCTGTTGACCGGCGCCTGGGCGCTGACCCTGGGCTACGCCGGCGGCGGGCGCGAGGTGGTGTTCGGCACCACGCTGTCCGGCCGGCCGGCGACGCTGCCGGGCGTCGAGCGGATGGTGGGGCTGTTCATCAACACGGTGCCGGTGCGCGTCGGCATAGACGACGACGCGCGCGTGTCGCAATGGCTGCAGCAACTGCATGGACAGCAGAGCGAACGGGCCAGACTGGGCGCCGCCTCGCTGACCGACATCCGGCGCTGGGCGGGCTACGAGGGCGGCGAGCTCTTGAGCAGCCTGTTCGTGGTGGAAAACTATCCGGTGGACCGCCAGCTGGCCCGAGGCGACGCCGGTTTCGACGTCAGCGAGTTCGCGGCGGCCGAGACGCGCACCAATTATCCGCTGGTCGGCCAGCTGATTCCGGGCGAGGAGACCGTGCTCTATGTCGATTTCGACGCCTCGCGCTACGACGAGGAGGGCATAGGCCGGCTGGGCGCGAGCTTCCTGCATCTGCTGGCCCAGCTCGCCGCGCAGCCGGACGCGCGGCTGGGCGATCTGAGCCTGGTGGACGAGGCGGAGGCGCGCCGGCTGATTCACGACTGGAACGCGACGCCGCCGGTCGGCGACGGCTATCTGCTGCACGCCGGCATAGAGCGGCACGCCGAGCTGACGCCGCTGGCGCCGGCGATCATAGGCGTGGACGAGGCGATGAACTACCGCGAACTGGCCGACGAGACGCTGCGCGTCGCCAGGGCGGTGGCGGCGGCGGGCGCGCGGCGCGAACCGGTGGCGGTGCTGCTGCCGAGGAGCGCGCGCGCGGTCGCCGCCTACTCGGGCGTGATGCGCGCCGGCTGCGCCTATGTGCCGGCCGATCCGGCGATGCCGCCGGGACGCTTGCGCGATCTGCTGGCCACGGTCGGCCATGTGCTGACGACGCGTGAGCATCTGCCGCTGCTGGACTGCGTCGCGGCGCGCGCGATCCTGATCGACGAAACGCCGCCGGCCGAGGTCGCGCTGCCGGAGGCGGCGCCCGACGATCTGGCCTATGTGATGTTCACCTCGGGCTCCACCGGCAAGCCCAAGGGCGTGATGATCAGCCACCGCGCGGCGGCGCTGACGATGGAAGTCTTCCTGCGCCGTTATGAGATCGGCGCGTCCGACCGCTTGATGTGCGTGTCGGCGGCGGGCTTCGACCTGTCGGTATTCGATTTCTTCGGCGCGTTCGCGGCGGGCGCCGCCGTCTTGCTGGCGCCGGAGTCGTCGACGATCGCGCCGGCGGCGTGGCTGGATCTGATGGCGCGCGAGGGGGCGACGGTTTGGGAATCCGTGCCGGCGGTGATGGAGCTGCTGTTGCTGGAGTGCCGGCAGAGCGGGCGCGCGCTGCCGCCCTCGCTGAAGCTGGCGATGTTGAGCGGCGACCGCGTGCCGGTGGGGCTGCCCGCGCAGATCCGCGCGGCGGCGACGTCCGATCCGGAGGTGCTGGCGCTGGGCGGCGCCACCGAGGCGGCCATCTGGTCGTGCTGGTACGACACGCGGGGACTGGCGGCCGACGCCGCCTTCGTGCCCTACGGCCGCCATCTGCCGGGGCAGCGGCTCTATGTGCTGTCTTCCTCGCTGCAGGCGGTGCCGGTGGGCGTGCCGGGCGATCTGTGGATCGCCGGCGCGGGCGTGGCGCTGGGCTATCTGGGCCAGCCGGATCTCACTGCTTACCGCTTTGTCGACAATCCCTTTGTGCCGGGCGAACGGATGTACCGGACCGGCGACCGCGCGCGCGCGCTTGCCGACGGCAATCTGGAGTTCCTGGGCCGAGTGGACGATCAGGTCAAGATCGGCGGCTTCCGGATCGAGATCGGCGAAATCGAGGCCGCGCTGGCGGCCGCGCCGGGCGTGGAGCGCGGCGTGGCCTCGGTGGTCGAGCGCGACGGGCGGCGGATCATCGCCGGCTATGTGCTGTTGCTGCCGGGCGCGAGCCTGGATTCCGCCGCGATTCGCGACGCGCTGGCGCGGCGGCTGCCGCCATACATGCTGCCGGCGTCGATCATGGCGCTGGACAGCGTGCCGCTGAGCGCCAACGGCAAGGTGGACCGCAAGCGTCTGCCGGAGCCGCAGATCGAGGCGGGCGCGGCGGCGGCGGAGAACGCGGCCGAGGCGGCGCTGGTGGAGATCTGGCAAGGCCTGCTGGGGCTGGAGCGCGTGGGGGTGAGGGACAACTTCTTCGCGCTGGGCGGCGACTCCATCCTGAGCATACAGATGGCGTCGCGGGCGGCGGAGCGGGGCTTGCGCATCAGCCCGCAGCAGGTGTTCCGCTATCCGACCATCGCCGAACTGGCGGCGGAAAGCGGCGCGGCGGAAGAGACCGGCGCGCCGGCGGAGCAGGGCGAGGTGAGGGGCGAAGTGAGGCCCGGCCCGATCCAGGCCTGGTATCTGGATTGGCCGGGCATGGACTGGCAACAGTTCAGCCAGGGGGCTTATCTGGGCCTGAGCGGCCCGCTCGACGCCGAAGCGCTGATCGGCGCGCTGCAGGCGGTGGCGCAGCGCCACGACGCGCTGCGGATAGGCTGGCGGCGGGACGGCGAGCGCTGGATTCAGGAAAGCGGCGCCGGCGCGCCGGCGGAAGTGAAGATAGCGGACCTGCGCGGCCTGGCCGACGCCGAGGCCGCGCTGGAGCGCGACGCGGCCGAACTGCAGGCCGGTCTGCGTCTGGACGGCGCCGGCCTGTGGGCGGCGCGGCTGTACCGGCTGGAGCAAGGCTGGCGCCTGCTGTGGCTGGCGCATCACGCCTCGGTGGACGGGGTGTCGTGGCGGATTCTGCTGGCAGACCTGTGGCGGGCCTACGCGGCGCTGAGCCGGGGCGAGGCGATGTCGTGGCCGGCCAAGACGGTGTCGTACCAGGCGTGGTCGCAGCGGCTGTGGGCCTGGGCGGACAGCTTGCCGGAATCGACGCTGGACTACTGGCGGGAGATGGACGCGCCAGGGATGACCCTGCCCGGCGTCGGCGCGGGCGAAGACACGGTGGCGGCGGAATCGCGGGTGTCGCTGCAATGGGACGCGGCGACGACGGAACGCTGGCTGCGGCAGGCGGGCGAGGCCTACCGGATGCGTCCGGAGGAATTGCTGCTGGCCGCGCTGGCGCGGGCCTTGCGCCAATGGACGGGCGCGGAGGAATGCGTGCTGGACCTGGAAGGCCACGGCCGCGACGGACTGGCGGGCGTGGACGTGTCGCGCACCGTGGGCTGGTTCACCAGCCTGTATCCGCTGCGGCTGCCGCTGAGCGGCGACTTGCCGCGGGATCTGAAGTCGGTGAAGGAGCGGATGCGCGGCGTGCCGGACAGCGGCATCGCCTATCAGGCGCTGCGTTACGGCGGCCGTGGATCGGAGCTGGGCGGCCATGCGCGCACGGTGTGCTTCAACTACCTGGGCCAATGGCGGCTGGAAGAAGGCGGCGCGCCGGGGGCGGCTTGGCTGGGCGAGCCGCCGGGCGGCGCGCGCTCGGGTGGGATGAGGCGGCGCTACGCGCTGGACGTGGTGGCGCAGGTGCACGAAGGACGGCTGCGGGTGGACTGGCTGTACAACGCGGGGCTGCAAGCGGCGGACGCGATGACGGCGCTGGCGGAGCGCTTCCGCGCCGAGCTGGACGCGGTGCTGACGCACTGCCTGTCGCCGCAGTCGGGCGGCCTGACGCCTTCGGACCTGCCGCTCGCCCATCTTGACCAGAACGATATCGACGAAGTGTTACAGCTACTGAACGAACAGCCATGA